A stretch of Anaerobiospirillum thomasii DNA encodes these proteins:
- a CDS encoding diacylglycerol kinase, translating into MAKTSRAGIARIYHAFFYSMKGFKAAFKYEAAARQEFMLAVILSIIAFFIATSLAELMLLLILPWLTFTFEIINSAIEAVVDRISDDYHELSGRAKDLGSAAVFVFLVLTPLCYVAVFGKYMGWWFN; encoded by the coding sequence ATGGCTAAAACATCAAGAGCAGGTATAGCACGTATTTATCATGCCTTTTTTTACAGCATGAAGGGTTTTAAAGCCGCTTTTAAATATGAGGCTGCCGCCCGTCAGGAATTTATGCTTGCTGTAATTTTAAGTATTATTGCTTTTTTTATAGCCACAAGCCTTGCAGAGCTTATGCTGCTTTTGATACTGCCCTGGCTGACCTTTACTTTTGAGATTATAAATTCAGCTATTGAGGCTGTGGTGGACAGAATATCTGATGACTATCATGAGCTCTCAGGCCGAGCCAAAGATCTGGGCTCTGCTGCTGTCTTTGTGTTTTTGGTTCTCACACCGCTGTGTTATGTGGCTGTTTTTGGCAAATACATGGGCTGGTGGTTTAACTAA
- a CDS encoding YgiW/YdeI family stress tolerance OB fold protein, with the protein MSKAIIITTLSALALSSTVAFAAPQGFNNSSAPQGFTQAPQANAPQGFANSAAQLPAIASVSDAINKGLDEQHVTLRGRITNFIGDDKYEFQDETGTIKIELDDDQNWSHIQKDQLIEITGELDKHLQYVKIEVYRATPISK; encoded by the coding sequence ATGTCAAAAGCCATAATTATTACTACCCTCTCAGCTCTGGCCCTGTCATCAACTGTCGCTTTTGCAGCCCCTCAGGGTTTTAACAACAGTTCAGCCCCTCAGGGATTTACCCAGGCACCACAGGCCAATGCTCCTCAGGGCTTTGCCAATTCAGCCGCACAGCTCCCAGCCATCGCCTCTGTCAGCGATGCTATCAACAAAGGTCTTGATGAGCAGCATGTAACTCTGCGCGGCCGCATCACCAACTTCATTGGCGATGATAAATATGAATTTCAGGATGAAACCGGCACTATAAAAATTGAGCTTGATGATGATCAGAACTGGTCACACATTCAAAAAGATCAGTTAATTGAGATTACAGGCGAGCTTGACAAGCACCTGCAGTACGTAAAGATTGAAGTCTACCGCGCCACACCTATTTCAAAGTAG